Proteins found in one Microtus pennsylvanicus isolate mMicPen1 chromosome 14, mMicPen1.hap1, whole genome shotgun sequence genomic segment:
- the Wdr20 gene encoding WD repeat-containing protein 20 isoform X6: MYLYNVEHTCGTTAPHYQLLKQGESFAVHTCKSKSTRNPLLKWTVGEGALNEFAFSPDGKFLACVSQDGFLRVFNFDSVELHGTMKSYFGGLLCVCWSPDGKYIVTGGEDDLVTVWSFLDCRVIARGHGHKSWVSVVAFDPYTTSVEESDPMEFSGSDEDFQDLLHFGRDRANSTQSRLSKRNSTDSRPVSVTYRFGSVGQDTQLCLWDLTEDILFPHQPLSRARTHTNVMNATSPPAGSNGNSVTTPGNSVPPPLPRSNSLPHSAVSNAGSKSSVMDGAIASGVSKFATLSLHDRKERHHEKDHKRNHSMGHISSKSSDKLNLVTKAKTDPAKTLGTSLCPRMEDVPLLEPLICKKIAHERLTVLVFLEDCIVTACQEGFICTWARPGKVGLLSSPNQASSPGGTVV; this comes from the coding sequence ATGTACTTATATAATGTGGAGCACACTTGTGGCACCACAGCCCCCCACTACCAGCTTCTGAAGCAGGGAGAGAGCTTTGCCGTGCACACTTGCAAGAGCAAATCCACGAGGAACCCTCTCCTTAAGTGGACGGTGGGCGAGGGGGCCCTCAACGAGTTTGCTTTCTCCCCAGATGGCAAGTTCTTAGCATGTGTGAGCCAGGACGGGTTTCTGCGTGTGTTCAACTTTGACTCAGTGGAGCTGCACGGTACAATGAAAAGCTACTTTGGGGGCTTGCTTTGTGTGTGCTGGAGCCCAGATGGCAAGTACATTGTGACAGGTGGAGAGGACGACTTGGTAACAGTCTGGTCCTTTCTAGACTGCCGAGTAATAGCTAGAGGCCATGGGCACAAATCCTGGGTCAGTGTTGTAGCATTTGATCCCTATACTACTAGCGTAGAAGAAAGTGACCCTATGGAGTTTAGTGGCAGTGATGAGGACTTCCAGGACCTTCTTCATTTTGGCAGAGATCGAGCAAACAGTACACAGTCTAGGCTGTCCAAACGGAACTCTACAGACAGCCGCCCTGTAAGTGTTACCTATCGGTTTGGTTCAGTGGGTCAGGATACACAACTGTGTTTATGGGACCTTACAGAAGACATCCTTTTCCCTCACCAACCCCTCTCAAGAGCAAGGACACATACAAATGTCATGAATGCCACCAGTCCACCTGCTGGAAGCAATGGGAACAGTGTCACTACACCTGGAAACTCTGTGCCCCCTCCATTGCCACGGTCCAATAGCCTTCCACATTCAGCTGTCTCCAATGCTGGTAGCAAAAGCAGCGTCATGGACGGGGCCATTGCCTCTGGGGTCAGCAAGTTTGCAACTCTGTCGCTGCACGACCGgaaggagagacaccatgaaaaaGACCATAAACGAAATCATAGTATGGGACACATTTCCAGCAAGAGCAGTGACAAACTGAATCTAGTTACTAAAGCCAAAACGGACCCAGCTAAAACTCTGGGAACATCCCTGTGTCCTCGGATGGAAGATGTTCCTTTGTTAGAGCCGCTGATCTGTAAAAAGATAGCTCATGAAAGACTGACTGTATTGGTTTTTCTTGAAGACTGTATAGTCACTGCTTGTCAGGAGGGATTTATTTGCACATGGGCAAGGCCTGGTAAAGTG
- the Wdr20 gene encoding WD repeat-containing protein 20 isoform X5 has protein sequence MYLYNVEHTCGTTAPHYQLLKQGESFAVHTCKSKSTRNPLLKWTVGEGALNEFAFSPDGKFLACVSQDGFLRVFNFDSVELHGTMKSYFGGLLCVCWSPDGKYIVTGGEDDLVTVWSFLDCRVIARGHGHKSWVSVVAFDPYTTSVEESDPMEFSGSDEDFQDLLHFGRDRANSTQSRLSKRNSTDSRPVSVTYRFGSVGQDTQLCLWDLTEDILFPHQPLSRARTHTNVMNATSPPAGSNGNSVTTPGNSVPPPLPRSNSLPHSAVSNAGSKSSVMDGAIASGVSKFATLSLHDRKERHHEKDHKRNHSMGHISSKSSDKLNLVTKAKTDPAKTLGTSLCPRMEDVPLLEPLICKKIAHERLTVLVFLEDCIVTACQEGFICTWARPGKVPAEQFCRQEDRVQGVLQDQN, from the coding sequence ATGTACTTATATAATGTGGAGCACACTTGTGGCACCACAGCCCCCCACTACCAGCTTCTGAAGCAGGGAGAGAGCTTTGCCGTGCACACTTGCAAGAGCAAATCCACGAGGAACCCTCTCCTTAAGTGGACGGTGGGCGAGGGGGCCCTCAACGAGTTTGCTTTCTCCCCAGATGGCAAGTTCTTAGCATGTGTGAGCCAGGACGGGTTTCTGCGTGTGTTCAACTTTGACTCAGTGGAGCTGCACGGTACAATGAAAAGCTACTTTGGGGGCTTGCTTTGTGTGTGCTGGAGCCCAGATGGCAAGTACATTGTGACAGGTGGAGAGGACGACTTGGTAACAGTCTGGTCCTTTCTAGACTGCCGAGTAATAGCTAGAGGCCATGGGCACAAATCCTGGGTCAGTGTTGTAGCATTTGATCCCTATACTACTAGCGTAGAAGAAAGTGACCCTATGGAGTTTAGTGGCAGTGATGAGGACTTCCAGGACCTTCTTCATTTTGGCAGAGATCGAGCAAACAGTACACAGTCTAGGCTGTCCAAACGGAACTCTACAGACAGCCGCCCTGTAAGTGTTACCTATCGGTTTGGTTCAGTGGGTCAGGATACACAACTGTGTTTATGGGACCTTACAGAAGACATCCTTTTCCCTCACCAACCCCTCTCAAGAGCAAGGACACATACAAATGTCATGAATGCCACCAGTCCACCTGCTGGAAGCAATGGGAACAGTGTCACTACACCTGGAAACTCTGTGCCCCCTCCATTGCCACGGTCCAATAGCCTTCCACATTCAGCTGTCTCCAATGCTGGTAGCAAAAGCAGCGTCATGGACGGGGCCATTGCCTCTGGGGTCAGCAAGTTTGCAACTCTGTCGCTGCACGACCGgaaggagagacaccatgaaaaaGACCATAAACGAAATCATAGTATGGGACACATTTCCAGCAAGAGCAGTGACAAACTGAATCTAGTTACTAAAGCCAAAACGGACCCAGCTAAAACTCTGGGAACATCCCTGTGTCCTCGGATGGAAGATGTTCCTTTGTTAGAGCCGCTGATCTGTAAAAAGATAGCTCATGAAAGACTGACTGTATTGGTTTTTCTTGAAGACTGTATAGTCACTGCTTGTCAGGAGGGATTTATTTGCACATGGGCAAGGCCTGGTAAAGTG